The Mesorhizobium sp. B2-8-5 genome segment GCTGAAGCCGCGCGCGACCTTCTCGCAGCAGGCGCTCGATGCCGATGTCGAGTCGGTCAAAGCCGCCTACAAGCGCATCGGCCGCGACGACGCCGCGGTGACCACGCAGATCATGGATCTCGGCGACAACCGCGTGAACGTGGTCTTCAACATCAACGAAGGCGGCCGTACCCAGATCGCGGCGATCAATTTCGTCGGCAATCACGCTTATTCCAGCCGCCGTCTGTCGGACGTCATCAACACCAAGCGCTCGTCGTGGCTCTCCTTCGTGCTGCGCGACGACGTCTATGACGAGGACAAGCTGCGCGCCGACCAGGAGCTGCTGCGCCGCTTCTACTACAATCACGGCTATGCCGACTTCCAGGTCGTCTCGGCCGTCGGCGAGCTCGACGATACCACCAACAAATACACGGTCACCATCACCGTACAGGAAGGCGATCGCTATACGTTCGGCGACGTCAGCGTGGAAAGCACCATTCCCGAGGTTGACTCGAAGTCGCTGGAATCCGCGGTCGAGACCCACAAGGGCGACGTCTACAACGCCAAGGACGTCGAGGATTCGATCGTCGCCTTGACCGAGAAGGTCGCGGGCTCGGGCTATGCCTTCGCCCAGGTGACGCCGCGCGGCGACCGTAATTTCGAGAACCACACCATTTCGGTCGTATACACCATCGACCAGGGCACCAAGGCCTATGTCGAGCGCATCGAAATCCGCGGCAACGACCGCACGCGCGACTATGTCATCCGTCGCGAATTCGATGTCAGCGAAGGCGACGCCTTCAACCAGGTTCTCATCCAGCGCGCGAAGAAGCGCTTGGAAAACCTTGATTACTTCCAGTCCGTGGACATTTCGACGGTTCCGGGCTCTGCCCCTGACCAGGTCGTGCTCGTGGTCACCGTGGTCGAGAAGTCGACCGGCGAGTTCTCGGTCGGCGCCGGCTATTCGACCGGCGGCGACACGCCCGGCCCGTCCATCGAAGGCTCGATCACCGAACGCAACTTCCTCGGCCGTGGCCAGTACATCAAGCTGTCGGCCGGCGGCGGCAAGAATTCGCGCGACTTCGCCCTTTCCTTCACCGAGCCCTACTTCCTCGGCCGGCGCATCGCGGCGGGCTTCGACATCTACAAGTCGACCCGCGAATACGATCACTACGATACCGACACCACCGGCGCGACCGTTCGGTTCGGCCTGCCGATCACCGACAACATTTCGACGCAGCTGGCCTACAATATCTCGCAAGAGAAGTACTCACTTGCAGACAATTGTACGACCAACGGGATCTATGACCCGCTCAAGTGCACCATCTCCCAAGCCATCCAGCAAGGCGTTGCAGAAAGCCCTTGGCTCAAGTCGTCGGTCAGCCTCGGTCTGGTCTACAACACCATCGACGATATGAAGAACCCGCATGAAGGGCTTTATGTCACCGGCACGACCGAGTTTGCCGGTTTGGGCGGCGACGCCAAATGGGTCAAGTTTACGGGACGCGCAAGCGTCTACCAGACCTTGTCCGAGCAGCTTGATATCGTCGGCCTGGTTTCGGGGGGAGCAGGCTACATCGCGGGCTACGGCAGTGGCGATCTTCGTATCTTCGATCTCTTCCAGAGCAACGATCGCATGATCCGCGGCTTCGAGTATGGCGGCATCGGCCCTGTTGCCAACGACACCAGCGGCGACCATCTTGGTGGCACGACGTATTTCAATGCCTCCGCAGAAGCGCAGTTCCCGCTGCCGGTCATTCCGGAGAGCTTCGGTCTGCGTGGCGCCGTCTTTGCTGATGCGGCCACGCTTTACGGCAACAACCTTGTCGGCGTTAACACAGACTCGGCTGGCATGAAGCTGCGCGCCTCGGTCGGTGTCGGCCTGATGTGGGCCTCGCCGTTCGGCCCGATCCGCATCGACTATGCGATCCCGGTCAAGAAAGAGTCGACCGACAACGTGCAGGAATTCAACTTCGGTATCGCCACCCGCTTCTAATTTCGTGGTTGCGATGGTTCCGGGCCGGCTGACGGCCCGGAGTGGACCGATCCGACCCAGCTGGATATAGCTTCTGGAATGACCGATCCGGTGTTCTTCGCGCCTTCACGCCGGTATACGGCTGGCGAGGTCGCGAATCTGACCGGCGCCAGCCTGCTCGATTCCGCTCAGGCCGAAATTGCCATCGAGGCGCTGGCTCCCGCCAACGAGGGTGGCAATGGCGCGCTCGTCTTTGTCGACGGCAAGCGCAATTTCGCCCTGATGCAGTCGCTCAGGGCGGCCGCGGTGCTGTGCCCTGCCGATTTTGCCAGCAAGGCGCCGCCGGGCATCGCAGTGCTCATGCATCCGCGTCCGCAACAGGCTTTCGCGATGGTCGGGCGCCTGTTGTTTCCGCAGGCCGCGACTCCGGGGCCAATGACCGGAGAAACCGGCATCTCGGCGCATGCGTTTATCGATCCATCCGCGCATGTCGAGGACGGGGCGATCGTAGAGGCTGGTGCCGTGATCGGCCCTGGCGTATCCATCGGCAGCGGCACGGTCATTGCGCCCCACGCCGTTGTC includes the following:
- the bamA gene encoding outer membrane protein assembly factor BamA, with the protein product MKAASKFLSAASAAALSAALVVPGALAVQFAATSVAEAAVISRVEVSGNQRVDAETIRNYISIKPGKPFSSSDIDDAVKALFGTGLFSDVQINQVGSSLVVKVSEYKVVNQVLFQGNKKLKDNALQAAIQLKPRATFSQQALDADVESVKAAYKRIGRDDAAVTTQIMDLGDNRVNVVFNINEGGRTQIAAINFVGNHAYSSRRLSDVINTKRSSWLSFVLRDDVYDEDKLRADQELLRRFYYNHGYADFQVVSAVGELDDTTNKYTVTITVQEGDRYTFGDVSVESTIPEVDSKSLESAVETHKGDVYNAKDVEDSIVALTEKVAGSGYAFAQVTPRGDRNFENHTISVVYTIDQGTKAYVERIEIRGNDRTRDYVIRREFDVSEGDAFNQVLIQRAKKRLENLDYFQSVDISTVPGSAPDQVVLVVTVVEKSTGEFSVGAGYSTGGDTPGPSIEGSITERNFLGRGQYIKLSAGGGKNSRDFALSFTEPYFLGRRIAAGFDIYKSTREYDHYDTDTTGATVRFGLPITDNISTQLAYNISQEKYSLADNCTTNGIYDPLKCTISQAIQQGVAESPWLKSSVSLGLVYNTIDDMKNPHEGLYVTGTTEFAGLGGDAKWVKFTGRASVYQTLSEQLDIVGLVSGGAGYIAGYGSGDLRIFDLFQSNDRMIRGFEYGGIGPVANDTSGDHLGGTTYFNASAEAQFPLPVIPESFGLRGAVFADAATLYGNNLVGVNTDSAGMKLRASVGVGLMWASPFGPIRIDYAIPVKKESTDNVQEFNFGIATRF